Proteins encoded together in one Variovorax paradoxus window:
- a CDS encoding sugar ABC transporter substrate-binding protein — protein MKFTRRTLQSAAALTLLGAFAATPALAQEKPKVALVMKSLANEFFRTMEDGAKAHQKANASQYTLVANGIKDETDTAAQIKMVEQMMAQKINALVIAPADSKALVPVVKAAIDRGILVVNIDNQFDAAALKEKGIQVPFVGPDNRAGAKLVGDELAKSLKAGDKVGIIEGVSTTFNAQQRTLGYQDAMKAAGVTVVGVQSGQWEIDKGNTVAAGMMREHPDLKALLAGNDSMALGAVAAVKAAGKTGKVLVVGYDNIGAIKPMLKDGRVLATADQFAAKQAVFGIETALKALADKKPQSSMPAEVKTDVVLVTKSSK, from the coding sequence ATGAAGTTCACCCGCCGTACGCTGCAGAGCGCAGCCGCACTGACGTTGCTGGGGGCCTTTGCCGCCACGCCCGCCCTCGCCCAGGAGAAGCCCAAGGTGGCGCTGGTCATGAAGTCGCTGGCCAATGAGTTCTTCCGCACCATGGAAGACGGCGCCAAGGCGCACCAGAAAGCCAACGCCTCGCAATACACGCTGGTGGCCAACGGCATCAAGGACGAGACCGACACGGCCGCCCAGATCAAGATGGTCGAGCAGATGATGGCGCAGAAGATCAATGCGCTGGTCATTGCGCCGGCCGATTCGAAGGCGCTGGTACCGGTGGTCAAGGCGGCCATCGACCGGGGCATCCTCGTGGTGAACATCGACAACCAGTTCGACGCCGCCGCGCTGAAGGAAAAAGGCATTCAGGTGCCCTTCGTCGGCCCCGACAACCGCGCCGGCGCCAAGCTGGTCGGCGATGAACTGGCCAAGAGCCTGAAGGCCGGCGACAAGGTCGGCATCATCGAAGGCGTGTCGACCACCTTCAATGCGCAGCAGCGCACCCTCGGCTACCAGGACGCCATGAAGGCCGCCGGCGTGACGGTGGTGGGCGTGCAGTCGGGCCAGTGGGAAATCGACAAGGGCAACACGGTGGCCGCCGGCATGATGCGTGAGCACCCCGACCTGAAGGCGCTGCTCGCGGGCAACGACAGCATGGCGCTTGGCGCCGTGGCCGCGGTCAAGGCCGCCGGCAAGACCGGCAAGGTGCTGGTGGTGGGCTACGACAACATCGGCGCCATCAAGCCGATGCTGAAGGACGGCCGCGTGCTTGCCACCGCCGACCAGTTCGCGGCCAAGCAAGCGGTGTTCGGCATCGAGACCGCACTCAAGGCGCTGGCCGACAAGAAGCCGCAGTCGAGCATGCCCGCCGAAGTGAAGACCGACGTGGTGCTGGTCACCAAGTCGTCGAAGTAA
- the purH gene encoding bifunctional phosphoribosylaminoimidazolecarboxamide formyltransferase/IMP cyclohydrolase produces the protein MAQTALISVSDKTGILEFAQALHGLGIKLLSTGGTAKLLADAGLPVTEVADHTGFPEMLDGRVKTLHPKIHGGLLARRDLPAHVAAIKEHGIDTIDLLVVNLYPFEATVAKAGCTLEDAIENIDIGGPAMVRSAAKNWKDVGVLTDASQYPVALAELQAGGKLSDKTKFAFSVAAFNRIADYDGAISDYLSAIDFEASIGQPAPTRSLFPAQSNGRFVKVQDLRYGENPHQQAAFYRDLHPAPGSLVSARQLQGKELSYNNIADADAAWECVKSFDVPACVIVKHANPCGVAVGKDAAEAYGKAFKTDPTSAFGGIIAFNRPVDGETAQAIAKQFVEVLMAPGYTPEALEVFQATKAKLNVRVLEIALPKGGATDWDNGRNAMDVKRVGSGLLIQTADNHELAVSDLKVVTKKQPTPEQLQDLLFAWKVAKYVKSNAIVFCAGGMTMGVGAGQMSRLDSARIASIKAEHAGLSLKDTAVASDAFFPFRDGLDVVVDAGASCVIQPGGSMRDQEVIDAADERGVVMVLSGVRHFRH, from the coding sequence ATGGCCCAGACCGCACTCATCTCCGTCTCCGACAAAACCGGCATCCTCGAATTCGCGCAAGCGCTGCATGGCCTTGGCATCAAGCTGCTGTCCACCGGCGGCACCGCCAAGCTGCTCGCCGATGCCGGCCTGCCGGTCACCGAAGTGGCCGACCACACCGGCTTTCCCGAAATGCTCGACGGCCGCGTGAAGACGCTGCATCCCAAGATCCACGGCGGCCTGTTGGCGCGCCGCGACCTGCCCGCGCACGTGGCGGCCATCAAGGAACACGGCATCGACACCATCGACCTGCTGGTGGTCAATCTCTATCCGTTCGAAGCCACGGTGGCCAAGGCCGGCTGCACGCTCGAAGACGCCATCGAGAACATCGACATCGGCGGACCGGCCATGGTGCGCAGCGCCGCCAAGAACTGGAAAGACGTCGGCGTGCTGACCGATGCCTCGCAGTATCCCGTGGCGCTGGCCGAGCTCCAGGCCGGCGGCAAGCTCAGCGACAAGACCAAGTTCGCGTTCTCGGTGGCCGCGTTCAACCGCATTGCCGACTATGACGGCGCCATCAGCGACTATCTCTCGGCCATCGACTTCGAGGCCAGCATCGGCCAGCCTGCGCCCACGCGCTCGCTGTTCCCGGCGCAAAGCAACGGCCGCTTCGTGAAGGTGCAAGACCTGCGCTATGGCGAGAACCCGCACCAGCAGGCCGCGTTCTACCGCGACCTGCATCCGGCGCCGGGCTCGCTCGTGTCTGCCAGGCAGCTGCAAGGCAAGGAGCTCAGCTACAACAACATTGCCGACGCAGACGCCGCATGGGAATGCGTCAAGAGCTTCGACGTGCCGGCCTGTGTGATCGTGAAGCATGCCAATCCTTGCGGTGTTGCGGTTGGCAAGGATGCGGCCGAAGCCTATGGCAAGGCTTTCAAGACCGATCCGACTTCCGCCTTCGGCGGCATCATTGCTTTCAATCGTCCGGTCGACGGCGAAACCGCGCAGGCTATTGCCAAGCAATTCGTCGAAGTGCTGATGGCGCCCGGCTACACGCCCGAGGCGCTCGAAGTGTTCCAGGCCACCAAGGCCAAGCTCAACGTGCGCGTGCTCGAGATCGCATTGCCCAAGGGTGGCGCCACCGACTGGGACAACGGCCGCAATGCAATGGACGTCAAGCGCGTCGGCTCGGGCCTCCTGATCCAGACCGCCGACAACCACGAGCTCGCGGTGAGCGACCTCAAGGTAGTGACCAAGAAACAACCCACGCCCGAACAGCTGCAAGACCTGCTGTTCGCATGGAAGGTCGCCAAGTACGTGAAGAGCAACGCCATTGTGTTCTGCGCCGGCGGCATGACCATGGGCGTGGGCGCCGGCCAGATGAGCCGCCTCGATTCGGCGCGCATCGCGAGCATCAAGGCCGAGCATGCAGGCCTGTCGCTCAAGGACACGGCCGTGGCAAGCGATGCGTTCTTCCCGTTCCGCGACGGCCTCGACGTGGTGGTCGACGCCGGTGCGAGCTGCGTCATTCAACCGGGCGGTTCGATGCGCGACCAGGAAGTGATCGATGCCGCCGACGAGCGCGGCGTGGTCATGGTGCTTTCGGGCGTGCGCCACTTCCGCCACTGA
- a CDS encoding sugar ABC transporter ATP-binding protein encodes MNASLAPPVLSMSALGKDYAAPVLDDVSLVLNAGEVLALTGENGAGKSTLSKIVCGLVQPTRGQMLLDGVPFQPASRRDAERLGVRMVMQELGLVNTLSVAENLLLDRLPNQAGWIRRGKLHELAAQQLAKIGMQNIDPATPVARLGIGQQQMVEIARNLQDDTRVLVLDEPTAMLTPRETSHLFEQIELLKAHGVAIVYVSHRLEELQRIADRVAVLRDGRLVDVRAMVGVRESELVQRMVGRAVHEHEGRDRRMAGPVLLSARGIGRAQVVKDVDIDLHAGEVMGLAGLVGSGRTELVRLLFGADRADRGEILLYDGVASTQPVQRAPKGWRSPMQAIRAGIGLVTEDRKSQGLLLTQPIRVNATLSDLGAISHAGWLQRAKERGIARRLVELLRIRSRSIEQPVATLSGGNQQKVVFARWLHRECKVLLLDEPTRGVDVGARADLYAELDRMTETGKALLMVSSDLRELMAMCDRIGVMSAGRLVAVFERGQWSEQSLLAAAFSDAAGRATTATSPTAASVVSDSNPAQPAPAETP; translated from the coding sequence ATGAACGCAAGCCTTGCACCGCCCGTGCTCTCGATGAGCGCGCTTGGCAAGGACTACGCGGCGCCGGTGCTCGACGACGTTTCTCTTGTGTTGAACGCCGGAGAGGTACTCGCGCTCACGGGCGAGAACGGTGCCGGCAAGAGCACGCTGTCGAAAATCGTCTGCGGCCTGGTGCAGCCGACGCGCGGCCAGATGCTGCTGGACGGCGTGCCGTTCCAGCCCGCATCGCGCCGCGACGCCGAGCGGCTGGGCGTGCGCATGGTCATGCAGGAGCTGGGACTGGTCAACACGCTGTCGGTGGCCGAGAACCTGCTGCTCGACCGGCTCCCCAACCAGGCGGGCTGGATCCGCCGCGGCAAGCTGCACGAGCTGGCCGCGCAGCAGCTCGCAAAAATCGGCATGCAGAACATCGACCCGGCCACGCCCGTGGCGCGGCTGGGCATCGGCCAGCAGCAGATGGTCGAGATTGCGCGCAACCTGCAGGACGACACGCGCGTGCTGGTGCTCGACGAGCCCACCGCCATGCTCACGCCACGCGAAACCTCGCACCTCTTCGAGCAGATCGAACTGCTGAAGGCGCACGGCGTGGCCATCGTCTATGTGTCGCATCGCCTCGAAGAGCTGCAGCGCATCGCCGACCGCGTGGCGGTGCTGCGCGACGGCCGCCTGGTCGACGTGCGCGCCATGGTCGGCGTGCGTGAATCCGAACTGGTGCAACGCATGGTGGGCCGCGCAGTGCACGAGCACGAAGGCCGCGACCGCCGCATGGCGGGCCCGGTTTTGCTGAGTGCAAGAGGCATTGGCCGCGCCCAGGTTGTGAAGGACGTGGACATCGACCTGCACGCGGGCGAAGTCATGGGCCTGGCGGGCCTGGTCGGCTCGGGCCGGACCGAACTCGTGCGGCTGCTGTTCGGTGCGGACCGCGCCGACCGCGGCGAGATTCTTCTCTACGACGGCGTTGCCAGCACGCAGCCGGTGCAGCGCGCGCCCAAAGGCTGGCGCTCGCCGATGCAGGCCATTCGCGCGGGCATCGGCCTGGTGACCGAGGACCGCAAGTCGCAAGGTCTGCTGCTCACCCAGCCGATTCGCGTCAACGCCACGCTGAGCGATCTGGGCGCCATTTCGCACGCCGGCTGGCTGCAACGCGCCAAGGAGCGCGGCATTGCCAGGCGGCTCGTCGAGCTGCTGCGCATTCGCTCGCGCAGCATCGAACAACCCGTTGCCACCTTGAGCGGCGGCAATCAGCAGAAGGTGGTGTTCGCACGCTGGCTGCACCGCGAGTGCAAGGTGCTGCTGCTGGACGAGCCCACGCGCGGCGTGGACGTGGGCGCACGTGCCGACCTGTACGCCGAACTCGACCGCATGACCGAGACCGGCAAGGCGCTCCTGATGGTGTCGAGCGACCTGCGCGAGCTGATGGCCATGTGCGACCGCATCGGCGTGATGAGCGCCGGCCGGCTGGTTGCGGTATTCGAGCGCGGCCAATGGAGCGAACAATCGCTGCTCGCCGCCGCTTTCAGCGACGCGGCAGGACGCGCCACCACTGCGACGAGCCCGACGGCCGCATCCGTCGTTTCCGATTCGAACCCGGCCCAACCAGCCCCAGCCGAGACACCATGA
- a CDS encoding Fis family transcriptional regulator — protein sequence MSKKHIEDCVRTSLDSYFRDLRGTEPDGMYEMLVRVVEKPLLDVVMTRAEGNQSKAAQWLGLNRNTLRKKLVEHKLLK from the coding sequence ATGAGCAAGAAACACATCGAGGACTGCGTTCGCACCAGTCTGGACAGCTACTTTCGCGATTTGCGCGGCACCGAACCCGACGGCATGTACGAGATGCTCGTGCGCGTGGTCGAGAAGCCCTTGCTCGATGTCGTGATGACGCGCGCCGAAGGCAACCAGTCGAAGGCTGCGCAATGGTTGGGCCTGAATCGCAACACGCTTCGCAAGAAGCTGGTTGAACACAAACTTTTGAAATAA
- the dusB gene encoding tRNA dihydrouridine synthase DusB — protein MTLQIGTHTLENRLFAAPMAGVTDRPFRMLCRQLGAGYAVSEMVTSRKDLWNTLKTSRRANHDGEPGPIAVQIAGTDAAMMAEATVYNIERGAQIIDINMGCPAKKVCNKWAGSALMRDEPLAREIVQAVVDAAQPFNVPVTLKMRTGWSQEHRNAVRLARDFESAGVQMLTVHGRTREQGYKGSAEYDTIAAVKAAVRIPVVANGDINSPEKARDVLAATSADAVMIGRAAQGRPWIFREISHFLATGTHLAPPLVIEVRRLLLDHLVEHYALYGEFSGVRTARKHIGWYVRTLADGEAFRAQMNTIEDSAAQLRAVGDYFDGLADRMDRMPVHQAAEELSGEEEAACAAD, from the coding sequence ATGACCTTGCAGATCGGCACTCACACGCTGGAAAACCGCCTGTTCGCCGCGCCGATGGCCGGCGTGACGGACCGGCCTTTCCGCATGCTGTGCCGCCAGCTTGGCGCGGGTTATGCGGTCAGCGAGATGGTGACCTCGCGCAAAGACCTCTGGAACACGCTCAAGACGTCGCGCCGCGCCAACCACGACGGCGAGCCCGGCCCCATCGCGGTGCAGATCGCCGGCACCGATGCGGCCATGATGGCCGAGGCCACGGTCTACAACATCGAGCGCGGCGCGCAGATCATCGACATCAACATGGGCTGCCCGGCCAAGAAGGTCTGCAACAAGTGGGCCGGGTCGGCGTTGATGCGCGACGAGCCGCTGGCGCGCGAGATCGTGCAGGCGGTGGTGGATGCAGCCCAACCTTTCAATGTGCCGGTCACGCTCAAGATGCGTACCGGATGGAGCCAGGAGCACCGCAATGCGGTGCGGCTCGCGCGCGATTTCGAATCGGCCGGCGTGCAGATGCTCACCGTGCACGGCCGCACGCGAGAGCAAGGCTACAAGGGCAGCGCCGAGTACGACACCATTGCCGCCGTGAAGGCCGCGGTGCGCATTCCCGTGGTGGCCAACGGAGACATCAATTCACCGGAGAAGGCGCGCGATGTGCTCGCGGCCACCAGTGCCGATGCGGTGATGATCGGCCGCGCGGCGCAAGGCCGGCCGTGGATCTTTCGTGAGATTTCTCACTTTCTCGCAACGGGTACGCATCTTGCGCCGCCGCTGGTCATTGAAGTTCGTCGCTTGCTGCTCGATCATCTGGTGGAGCACTATGCGCTCTACGGCGAGTTCAGCGGCGTGCGCACGGCGCGCAAGCACATCGGCTGGTATGTGCGTACGCTCGCGGACGGCGAAGCCTTCCGCGCGCAGATGAACACCATCGAAGATTCCGCCGCGCAGCTGCGTGCGGTCGGCGATTATTTCGACGGGTTGGCGGACCGCATGGACCGCATGCCCGTGCATCAGGCGGCCGAAGAGCTGTCCGGTGAAGAGGAGGCGGCTTGCGCCGCTGATTGA
- the ychF gene encoding redox-regulated ATPase YchF gives MSLQCGIVGLPNVGKSTLFNALTKAGIAAENYPFCTIEPNVGVVEVPDPRLAQLSEIVKPERVVPAIVEFVDIAGLVAGASTGEGLGNKFLAHIRETDATVNVVRCFDDENVIHVAGKVDPISDIEVIQTELCLADLATVEKALHRHTKVARSGDKDAQKLVGLLERCQAALNENTPVRALEFTKEEQPLVKSFTLITAKPAMFVGNVAEDGFENNPYLDRLREYAAKQGAPVVAICAKIEADLAEMDDEDKKMFLAEIGQEEPGLNRLIRAAFKLLGLQTYFTAGVKEVRAWTIHIGDTGPQAAGVIHGDFEKGYIRAQTIAFEDYIAYKGEQGAKDAGKMRSEGKEYVVKDGDVMNFLFSS, from the coding sequence ATGAGTTTGCAATGCGGCATCGTCGGCCTGCCCAACGTCGGTAAATCCACCCTTTTCAATGCGTTGACCAAGGCCGGTATCGCAGCGGAAAACTATCCGTTCTGCACCATCGAGCCCAATGTGGGCGTGGTGGAAGTGCCCGATCCGCGGCTCGCGCAGCTCAGCGAGATCGTCAAGCCCGAGCGCGTGGTGCCCGCCATCGTCGAGTTCGTCGACATCGCCGGCCTGGTGGCCGGTGCCAGCACGGGCGAGGGCCTGGGCAACAAGTTTCTTGCGCACATCCGCGAAACCGACGCCACGGTGAATGTGGTGCGCTGCTTCGACGACGAGAACGTGATTCACGTGGCCGGCAAGGTCGACCCGATCTCCGACATCGAAGTGATCCAGACCGAACTCTGCCTGGCCGACCTGGCCACGGTAGAAAAGGCGCTGCACCGCCACACCAAGGTGGCCCGCTCGGGCGACAAGGATGCGCAGAAGCTCGTCGGCCTGCTGGAGCGCTGCCAGGCCGCGCTGAACGAGAACACGCCGGTGCGCGCGCTCGAGTTCACCAAGGAAGAGCAGCCGCTGGTCAAGAGCTTCACGCTCATCACCGCCAAGCCCGCGATGTTCGTCGGCAACGTGGCCGAAGACGGCTTCGAGAACAACCCGTACCTCGACCGCCTGCGCGAATACGCCGCCAAGCAGGGCGCACCCGTGGTCGCCATCTGCGCCAAGATCGAAGCCGACTTGGCCGAGATGGACGACGAAGACAAGAAGATGTTCCTCGCCGAAATCGGCCAGGAAGAGCCGGGCCTCAATCGCCTGATTCGTGCGGCCTTCAAGCTGCTGGGCCTGCAGACCTACTTCACCGCCGGCGTGAAGGAAGTGCGCGCCTGGACCATCCACATCGGCGACACCGGCCCGCAGGCGGCCGGCGTGATTCACGGCGACTTCGAAAAGGGCTACATCCGAGCCCAGACCATCGCGTTCGAAGACTACATCGCCTATAAGGGCGAGCAGGGCGCGAAGGACGCGGGCAAGATGCGTTCGGAAGGCAAGGAATACGTCGTCAAGGACGGCGACGTGATGAATTTCCTCTTCAGTTCCTAA
- a CDS encoding glutathione S-transferase family protein: protein MLTVHHLNNSRSQRVLWLLEELGLPYEIVHYQRDPQTMLAPASLRAVHPLGKSPVVTTDDGLTLAESGAIIETVIERYGNGRLAPAAGTPEALRYRYWLHFAEGTAMSPLLLKLVFDKIERSKMPFFVKPIAKMISGKAKAAIVMPNIESHLNFMEAELGKSEWFAGSEFTGADIQMSFPVEASQARGGLNATRPRLMAYLERIYARPAYRRALERGGPYDLLS from the coding sequence ATGCTCACCGTCCATCACCTGAACAACTCGCGCTCGCAGCGCGTGCTGTGGCTTCTCGAAGAACTCGGGCTGCCCTACGAGATCGTTCACTACCAGCGCGATCCGCAAACCATGTTGGCGCCCGCTTCGCTGCGGGCCGTTCATCCGCTTGGCAAGTCGCCGGTGGTCACCACGGACGACGGGCTCACGCTTGCGGAATCGGGCGCGATCATCGAGACGGTGATCGAGCGCTATGGCAACGGCCGGTTGGCACCGGCTGCGGGCACACCCGAGGCGCTGCGCTATCGCTACTGGCTGCACTTTGCGGAAGGCACGGCCATGTCGCCGCTGCTGCTGAAACTGGTGTTCGACAAGATCGAGCGCAGCAAGATGCCTTTCTTCGTGAAGCCGATTGCAAAGATGATTTCGGGTAAGGCCAAGGCGGCCATCGTCATGCCCAACATCGAGAGCCATCTGAACTTCATGGAAGCCGAGCTCGGCAAGAGCGAATGGTTTGCCGGCAGTGAATTCACGGGGGCCGACATCCAGATGAGCTTTCCCGTCGAAGCTTCGCAGGCGCGCGGCGGCCTGAATGCAACGCGTCCCCGCCTCATGGCCTATCTCGAGCGCATCTACGCGCGCCCAGCCTACCGGCGTGCGCTGGAACGCGGCGGTCCCTACGATCTATTGAGCTGA
- a CDS encoding YqaA family protein, whose amino-acid sequence MQAWLDALLALLALPQYGLSTLFIAAFVSATLLPVGSEPILFGLLKLNPEMFWPAILVATVGNTLGGAVDWWIGYGAHKVADKYSHSKHHVRVLSWLERLGPKACLLSWLPIVGDPLCAVAGWLKLPFWPCLGYMVIGKFLRYVCMTVALLYIFPG is encoded by the coding sequence ATGCAAGCCTGGCTCGACGCTCTCCTGGCGCTACTTGCGCTTCCGCAATACGGCCTCTCTACGCTGTTCATCGCGGCCTTTGTGTCGGCCACGCTGTTGCCCGTGGGTTCGGAGCCGATTCTTTTCGGCCTGCTCAAGCTCAACCCCGAGATGTTCTGGCCGGCCATTCTGGTGGCAACCGTGGGCAACACGCTGGGCGGCGCCGTCGACTGGTGGATTGGCTACGGCGCACACAAGGTGGCAGACAAATACTCGCACTCGAAACATCATGTGCGCGTATTGAGCTGGCTGGAGCGGCTCGGCCCGAAGGCATGCCTCTTGAGCTGGCTGCCGATCGTCGGCGATCCGCTCTGCGCGGTGGCGGGTTGGCTCAAGCTGCCGTTCTGGCCATGCCTCGGCTACATGGTCATCGGCAAATTCTTGCGCTATGTGTGCATGACCGTCGCGCTGCTCTACATCTTTCCGGGGTAG